A region from the Vicia villosa cultivar HV-30 ecotype Madison, WI linkage group LG3, Vvil1.0, whole genome shotgun sequence genome encodes:
- the LOC131656272 gene encoding LOB domain-containing protein 12-like: MGSGSSPCACCKLLRRRCTQECIFAPYFPSDDPRRFAMVHKVFGASNVTKMLQELPINQRAEAVNSLVYEANARVRDPVYGCVGAISYLQTQVSQLQMQLAMAQTEILCIQMQQDSTATVSNTLPTYVDQDDRLMLLSENSNCYGVLPHYINFPSSSSSSSNVYQDFEPLKRETFGLEFDS, translated from the exons ATGGGATCAGGTTCATCACCTTGTGCTTGTTGCAAATTGTTGAGAAGGCGTTGCACACAAGAATGTATCTTTGCTCCTTATTTTCCTTCCGACGATCCACGCAGGTTCGCCATGGTTCATAAGGTCTTCGGTGCTAGCAATGTCACCAAAATGCTCCAG GAGCTTCCAATTAATCAAAGAGCAGAAGCAGTGAACAGTTTAGTTTACGAAGCAAATGCAAGAGTTAGAGATCCTGTTTATGGATGTGTTGGAGCCATATCATATCTTCAAACTCAAGTTTCACAATTACAAATGCAACTTGCAATGGCTCAAACTGAGATTCTATGCATTCAGATGCAGCAAGACTCTACTGCTACGGTTTCCAACACATTACCAACATATGTTGACCAAGATGACAGATTGATGCTCCTATCTGAAAATAGTAACTGCTATGGAGTTCTTCCACACTATATTAACtttccctcttcttcttcttcctcatctaaTGTATACCAAGACTTTGAGCCTCTTAAGAGAGAGACTTTTGGGCTTGAATTTGACagctaa